In Streptomyces sclerotialus, one genomic interval encodes:
- the hmgA gene encoding homogentisate 1,2-dioxygenase, whose product MTGTGGEQARKTAQGLDHSPGFGNEHSSEAVPGALPVGRNSPQRAPLGLYAEQLSGSAFTEPRAHNRRSWLYRIRPSAAHPPFVRTDNGGVRGAPFTATEPDPNRLRWNPLPEPPPGTDFVAGLWTLGGNGDAAQRTGMAVHLYHANAPMERKVFSSADGELLIVPEHGGLLLRTEFGLLAAEPGHIALIPRGVRFRVEPLDATARGYVCENYGRPFQLPDLGPIGANGLANPRDFRAPVAAYEDSDEPCEVINKYCGNLWSATYDHSPLDVVAWHGNHVPYVYDLRRFNVIGSISYDHPDPSIFTVLTSPSDTPGLAGVDFVVFAPRWLVGEDTFRPPYFHRNVMSEYMGLIEGAYDAKAEGFVPGGGSLHNMMSAHGPDRATFDKASSAELTPQKVDDGLAFMFETRWPVLLTEQARTADHLQTGYDGVWQGLERHFSS is encoded by the coding sequence ATGACAGGCACGGGCGGCGAGCAGGCGAGGAAGACGGCGCAGGGGCTGGACCACTCCCCCGGCTTCGGCAACGAGCACTCCTCCGAGGCCGTGCCCGGCGCACTGCCCGTCGGCCGCAACTCCCCCCAGCGCGCCCCGCTCGGCCTGTACGCCGAGCAGCTGAGCGGCAGCGCGTTCACCGAGCCGCGCGCCCACAACCGCCGCTCCTGGCTCTACCGCATCCGCCCCTCGGCCGCCCATCCGCCCTTCGTGCGGACGGACAACGGCGGCGTACGGGGCGCCCCGTTCACCGCCACCGAGCCCGACCCCAACCGGCTCCGCTGGAACCCCCTCCCCGAGCCCCCGCCGGGCACCGACTTCGTCGCCGGACTCTGGACGCTCGGCGGCAACGGCGACGCGGCGCAGCGCACCGGCATGGCGGTGCACCTGTACCACGCCAACGCCCCCATGGAGCGGAAGGTGTTCAGCAGCGCCGACGGCGAGCTGCTGATCGTCCCGGAGCACGGCGGCCTGCTGCTGCGCACGGAGTTCGGCCTGCTCGCCGCCGAACCGGGGCACATCGCGCTCATTCCGCGGGGCGTGCGCTTCCGCGTCGAGCCGCTGGATGCCACGGCCCGCGGCTACGTCTGCGAGAACTACGGCCGCCCCTTCCAGCTCCCCGACCTCGGCCCGATCGGCGCCAACGGGCTGGCCAACCCGCGGGACTTCCGCGCGCCCGTCGCCGCGTACGAGGACAGCGACGAGCCCTGCGAGGTGATCAACAAGTACTGCGGCAACCTCTGGTCCGCGACCTACGACCACTCCCCGCTCGACGTCGTCGCCTGGCACGGCAACCACGTCCCGTACGTCTACGACCTGCGCCGCTTCAACGTCATCGGGTCGATCTCGTACGACCACCCGGACCCGTCGATCTTCACGGTCCTGACCTCGCCGAGCGACACCCCGGGCCTCGCGGGTGTGGACTTCGTCGTCTTCGCGCCGCGCTGGCTCGTGGGCGAGGACACCTTCCGGCCGCCCTACTTCCACCGCAACGTGATGAGCGAGTACATGGGCCTCATCGAGGGAGCGTACGACGCGAAAGCCGAGGGCTTCGTTCCCGGCGGCGGCTCGCTGCACAACATGATGTCCGCGCACGGCCCGGACCGCGCGACGTTCGACAAGGCGAGCAGCGCCGAGCTGACGCCCCAGAAGGTCGACGACGGGCTGGCGTTCATGTTCGAGACGCGCTGGCCGGTGCTGCTCACGGAGCAGGCCCGGACCGCCGACCACCTGCAGACCGGGTACGACGGCGTGTGGCAGGGTCTGGAACGCCACTTCTCTTCATAG
- a CDS encoding GntR family transcriptional regulator, whose amino-acid sequence MTTFAPDSLALNRKLPLWYQVSQSLRASILGRHPDAPLRLPTEDALAAHYGVSVLTMRQALKELEAEGLISRHRRRGTFIEPDARRGAPVRLLGSVDAIVAQQSGMVTKVLEHGTGPVPPELAEHFPGLARAAVYRRLRSDERTGEPTNHAVNHVRPDLAARIDPAELERHPMTKVLRDSVGVTISRITDTVEARLADPETARLLDVPLLSPILHYTGITYDEAGRVMDVARIHYRGDRFSFTVTLDAD is encoded by the coding sequence GTGACGACCTTCGCGCCCGACTCGCTCGCCCTGAACCGCAAGCTGCCGCTGTGGTACCAGGTCTCGCAGTCGTTGCGGGCCTCCATACTGGGCCGCCACCCCGACGCGCCGCTGCGGCTGCCCACCGAGGACGCGCTCGCCGCGCATTACGGGGTGAGCGTGCTGACCATGCGGCAGGCCCTCAAGGAGCTGGAGGCCGAAGGACTGATCAGCCGGCACCGGCGGCGCGGCACGTTCATCGAGCCGGACGCCCGGCGCGGCGCCCCGGTCCGGCTGCTGGGCTCGGTCGACGCGATCGTGGCGCAGCAGTCGGGCATGGTCACGAAGGTGCTGGAGCACGGCACGGGCCCGGTGCCGCCGGAGCTCGCCGAGCACTTCCCCGGCCTGGCCCGGGCCGCCGTCTACCGGCGGCTGCGCAGCGACGAGCGGACCGGCGAGCCCACCAACCATGCCGTCAACCACGTACGCCCCGACCTCGCGGCCCGCATCGACCCGGCCGAGCTGGAGCGCCACCCGATGACGAAGGTGCTCCGGGACTCGGTGGGCGTGACGATCAGCCGGATCACCGACACCGTCGAGGCGCGGCTCGCCGATCCGGAGACGGCGCGGCTGCTGGACGTCCCGCTGCTCAGCCCGATCCTGCACTACACGGGCATCACCTACGACGAGGCGGGCAGGGTGATGGACGTCGCGCGCATCCACTACCGGGGCGACCGCTTCTCGTTCACGGTCACGCTGGACGCGGACTGA
- a CDS encoding type ISP restriction/modification enzyme yields the protein MTAKQDVPLLSDLMPWSVAAPRLGRAWIMAPDTGSLRARWDALLRADGTADRERLFRPSRARTLHTAVGQLPGQATATGRLARLTRGDAPCPEPVRVRHGAYDQQWLLPDHRLIDAARPELWRVADAHQLFAVEQPRVPQDPGPALAVSAVLPVGRQGRVRPLYRRPAGTEPNLSPGLLGHLGDRLGRPVTAEDVFAYLAATARHDAGGLAVPLTADPDLWARAVALGHELIRLHTRGAGTGERPRLPGGRRPYVRAALPARGLPTEITYDAEEEALLIGEGRVSPVPAAAWEAHAGGVRVLEAWYERRTGAVEPGTLEAVRPAAWPQEWTTDLLELITVLALAGGLRPEQQRLTAALGAAPLIGAGELTAAGVLPVPAAARRPASVLDHQEEGPDGQFALL from the coding sequence GTGACGGCGAAGCAGGACGTGCCCCTGCTGTCCGACCTGATGCCGTGGTCCGTCGCCGCGCCGCGGCTCGGCCGGGCCTGGATCATGGCGCCGGACACCGGGTCGCTGCGGGCGCGCTGGGACGCGCTGCTGCGGGCCGACGGCACCGCGGACCGCGAACGGCTCTTCCGCCCGTCCAGGGCCCGCACCCTGCACACCGCGGTCGGCCAGCTGCCCGGCCAGGCCACGGCCACCGGCCGGCTGGCCCGGCTGACCCGCGGCGACGCTCCCTGCCCGGAGCCGGTGCGGGTCCGGCACGGCGCGTACGACCAGCAGTGGCTGCTGCCCGACCACCGGCTGATCGACGCGGCCCGTCCTGAACTGTGGCGGGTCGCCGACGCGCACCAGCTCTTCGCCGTCGAGCAGCCCCGCGTCCCGCAGGACCCCGGCCCCGCGCTCGCCGTCTCGGCCGTGCTGCCCGTCGGCCGCCAGGGCCGCGTCCGTCCCCTCTACCGCCGCCCCGCCGGCACCGAACCGAACCTCTCGCCCGGCCTCCTCGGCCACCTCGGCGACCGCCTCGGCCGGCCCGTCACCGCCGAGGACGTCTTCGCCTACCTGGCCGCCACCGCGCGGCACGACGCCGGCGGCCTCGCCGTCCCCCTCACTGCCGACCCGGACCTGTGGGCACGTGCGGTGGCGCTGGGGCACGAGCTGATACGGCTGCACACCCGGGGCGCGGGCACCGGTGAGCGTCCCCGGCTGCCCGGCGGCCGCCGCCCGTACGTCCGGGCCGCGCTGCCCGCCCGGGGGCTGCCCACGGAGATCACGTACGACGCGGAGGAGGAGGCGCTGCTGATCGGCGAGGGACGCGTCTCGCCCGTACCTGCCGCGGCCTGGGAAGCGCACGCGGGCGGCGTCCGCGTACTGGAGGCGTGGTACGAGCGGCGCACCGGAGCCGTCGAGCCGGGCACGCTGGAGGCGGTACGCCCCGCCGCCTGGCCCCAGGAGTGGACCACCGACCTGCTGGAGCTGATCACCGTACTGGCCCTGGCCGGCGGCCTCCGGCCCGAACAGCAACGGCTGACGGCGGCGCTCGGCGCGGCCCCGCTGATCGGCGCCGGGGAGCTGACCGCGGCGGGGGTCCTCCCGGTCCCCGCCGCGGCCCGCCGCCCGGCCTCCGTCCTGGACCACCAGGAGGAGGGCCCGGACGGCCAGTTCGCGCTGCTCTGA
- a CDS encoding amidohydrolase codes for MSRTTILPREAPVCDLHDDHEHKHETGAAAPGGLSRRRIVQLLGAAGVSTAAMSAAADPAMAAASDATAADPDGYRAPKGLAKDTPAKAAALAWIDRQREKITGLDDEIWENAELSLREWKSSLAEADFLKAAGFDVEFGTAGFPTAFTATSRHGKGGPVIGFSGEYDALPGLSQKRGVGHHDPLEYVHDPFAPGYGPGHGCGHCALGTAAAAAAAAVAKAAEAHGLDVTVKFFGSTAEEQLIGKTYAVSKGVYDGLDAFLDWHPSTSNATGWGSSTAMTAVTFTFLGVAGHGGTPLGNKSALDAAVMMATMSEFLREENLAPSGRLHWVINNGGDIPNVTPEIAEISYYVREGSPERVRVLLDKVIEVSEAAAKASRTTVQHKITSACWNQLPSRAFAELMHDNMRKIGPPEFSDEAQRLAKDLQKSLGLPEKGLHDKIGELTPPNPVFMGGGSTDVADISWNMPTVSMGAALAPIGTKMHTWSTAACAAAAPGHAALLAAAKYLAATAVDLITQPARLKAVKDEFAERTKGVRWRTALPDGYEPPMYEPPAWFLERTGQSWPPPNITWPPQRVVSQEKFSSLGPELAPQK; via the coding sequence TTGTCCCGTACAACCATCCTGCCGCGGGAGGCGCCGGTGTGTGATCTGCACGACGACCACGAGCACAAGCACGAGACGGGGGCGGCGGCCCCCGGCGGACTCAGCAGACGCAGGATCGTCCAGCTGCTGGGCGCGGCGGGGGTGAGCACCGCCGCCATGAGCGCGGCGGCCGACCCCGCGATGGCCGCGGCGTCCGACGCCACGGCGGCCGACCCGGACGGTTACCGGGCGCCGAAGGGGCTGGCGAAGGACACCCCGGCCAAGGCCGCCGCGCTGGCCTGGATCGACCGGCAGCGCGAGAAGATCACCGGGCTGGACGACGAGATCTGGGAGAACGCCGAGCTGTCGCTGCGCGAGTGGAAGTCCTCGCTCGCCGAGGCGGACTTCCTCAAGGCTGCGGGATTCGACGTGGAGTTCGGCACGGCCGGCTTCCCGACCGCCTTCACCGCCACCTCCCGGCATGGCAAGGGCGGCCCGGTGATCGGGTTCAGCGGCGAGTACGACGCGCTGCCGGGCCTGTCGCAGAAGCGGGGCGTGGGCCACCACGACCCGCTGGAGTACGTGCACGATCCCTTCGCGCCCGGCTACGGCCCCGGGCACGGCTGCGGCCACTGCGCCCTCGGTACCGCGGCAGCGGCCGCCGCTGCGGCCGTCGCCAAGGCCGCCGAGGCGCACGGCCTCGACGTGACGGTGAAGTTCTTCGGCTCCACCGCCGAGGAGCAGCTGATCGGCAAGACGTACGCGGTGAGCAAGGGCGTGTACGACGGGCTGGACGCCTTCCTGGACTGGCACCCGTCCACGTCCAACGCGACCGGCTGGGGCTCGTCCACCGCGATGACCGCGGTCACCTTCACCTTCCTCGGCGTCGCGGGCCACGGCGGCACCCCGCTGGGCAACAAGAGCGCGCTGGACGCCGCGGTGATGATGGCGACGATGTCGGAGTTCCTGCGGGAGGAGAACCTCGCGCCGTCCGGCCGGCTGCACTGGGTGATCAACAACGGCGGGGACATCCCGAACGTCACCCCGGAGATCGCCGAGATCTCGTACTACGTGCGCGAGGGCAGCCCGGAGCGGGTGCGGGTGCTGCTCGACAAGGTGATCGAGGTGTCCGAGGCGGCGGCCAAGGCCAGCCGGACCACCGTCCAGCACAAGATCACGTCGGCCTGCTGGAACCAGCTGCCGTCCCGGGCCTTCGCCGAGCTGATGCACGACAACATGCGGAAGATCGGCCCGCCCGAGTTCAGCGACGAGGCCCAGCGGCTCGCCAAGGACCTGCAGAAGTCGCTCGGCCTGCCGGAGAAGGGGCTGCACGACAAGATCGGCGAACTGACCCCGCCCAACCCGGTCTTCATGGGCGGCGGCTCCACCGACGTCGCCGACATCAGCTGGAACATGCCCACCGTCTCCATGGGCGCGGCCCTCGCGCCCATCGGCACGAAGATGCACACCTGGTCGACGGCCGCCTGCGCCGCCGCGGCGCCCGGCCACGCGGCCCTGCTCGCGGCCGCGAAGTACCTGGCCGCGACTGCGGTGGACCTGATCACCCAGCCCGCGCGGCTGAAGGCGGTCAAGGACGAGTTCGCCGAGCGGACCAAGGGGGTGCGCTGGAGGACCGCCCTGCCGGACGGCTACGAACCGCCCATGTACGAACCGCCCGCCTGGTTCCTGGAGCGGACCGGCCAGTCCTGGCCGCCGCCGAACATCACCTGGCCGCCCCAGCGCGTGGTCAGCCAGGAGAAGTTCAGCTCGCTGGGGCCGGAGCTGGCGCCGCAGAAGTGA
- a CDS encoding serine/threonine-protein kinase: MDAGTGDGRMLADRYRLLAELGRGGMGAVWRARDELLDREVAVKEVRAPRELPAREERLLYARLEREARAAARIAHRNVVTVFDVVTEGGRPWIVMELVRGLSLAETLEAAGPLPPRRAAAIGAEVLAALRVAHAAGVLHRDVKPGNVLLADDGRVVLTDFGIATVEGTAALTLTGELIGSPEFTAPERALGRTPGPESDLWSLGVTLYAAVEGRSPFHRDTPLSTLRSVVDEELPPPRLAGPLAPVLAGLLRKDPDERLSAAGAGELLASVAGGGLPTTVTAAPPAPPYSPTIATAGATRDDATGGTGSGSPAPPPPSGTYGPHPTRHSRPRRRSPLALAATALAVALAAGGAAWALLSGNGGPGPAAPTASGSVRPGPSDEHGAERDTGRDAGGGDRGTAGSDEREGDGARRSPPAVTVTAVVSTVRGSYVGSCPPPAAAAPAFSGVITVSRGPAEVSYRWRTDGGGSERPWRTVRLPGSGAQRVTVGHTETAHDPYGTRAGRVGLEIRSPKAVASNRAAFSVTCEGEAPGGGTSLQPPDEEPDPTDTGREPTPSGTGPSPTYSESSPSPDESSSSYGAESPSWSGSAPPHGGGSGASGGRYAAERKTGR, from the coding sequence ATGGACGCAGGTACGGGAGACGGACGGATGCTGGCGGACCGCTACCGCCTGCTGGCCGAACTGGGCCGGGGCGGCATGGGCGCGGTCTGGCGGGCCCGGGACGAACTGCTGGACCGCGAGGTGGCGGTCAAGGAGGTACGGGCGCCCCGCGAACTGCCCGCACGCGAGGAGCGGTTGCTGTACGCCCGGCTGGAGCGGGAGGCCCGGGCCGCCGCCCGGATCGCGCACCGCAACGTCGTGACCGTCTTCGACGTGGTCACCGAGGGCGGCCGCCCGTGGATCGTGATGGAGCTGGTCCGCGGCCTCTCGCTCGCCGAGACCCTGGAGGCCGCCGGGCCGCTGCCGCCCCGGCGGGCCGCCGCGATCGGCGCCGAGGTGCTGGCCGCGCTGCGGGTGGCGCACGCGGCGGGCGTGCTGCACCGCGACGTCAAGCCGGGCAACGTCCTGCTCGCCGACGACGGCCGGGTGGTGCTCACCGACTTCGGGATCGCGACGGTCGAGGGGACCGCCGCGCTGACCCTCACCGGCGAGCTGATCGGGTCGCCCGAATTCACCGCGCCCGAGCGGGCGCTCGGACGGACGCCGGGCCCGGAGTCGGACCTGTGGTCCCTGGGCGTGACGCTGTACGCCGCGGTGGAGGGCCGCTCACCGTTCCACCGGGACACCCCGCTGAGCACGCTGCGCTCGGTGGTCGACGAGGAACTGCCGCCGCCGCGCCTGGCGGGACCGCTGGCCCCCGTACTGGCGGGGCTGCTGCGCAAGGACCCGGACGAACGGCTGTCGGCGGCCGGGGCCGGGGAACTGCTGGCGTCGGTCGCGGGCGGCGGCCTGCCGACGACGGTGACGGCCGCACCGCCGGCTCCCCCGTACTCCCCGACAATCGCCACGGCCGGCGCCACCCGGGACGACGCCACGGGCGGGACCGGGAGCGGGAGCCCCGCTCCGCCCCCTCCTTCGGGCACCTACGGCCCGCACCCCACACGTCACTCACGCCCCCGGCGGCGCTCGCCTCTCGCCCTGGCCGCGACCGCCCTGGCCGTCGCGCTGGCGGCCGGCGGGGCCGCGTGGGCGCTGCTGAGCGGGAACGGCGGCCCGGGCCCGGCCGCTCCCACGGCGTCGGGCAGTGTGCGGCCGGGGCCTTCGGACGAGCACGGGGCCGAGCGGGACACCGGCCGGGACGCCGGGGGCGGGGACCGGGGCACGGCGGGCTCCGACGAGCGGGAGGGCGACGGGGCGCGCAGGTCCCCGCCCGCGGTCACCGTCACGGCCGTCGTCTCGACCGTGCGCGGCAGCTACGTGGGCAGCTGCCCGCCGCCGGCCGCCGCGGCACCGGCGTTCTCCGGGGTCATCACGGTCAGCCGCGGCCCGGCCGAGGTCAGCTACCGCTGGCGCACCGACGGCGGCGGCTCCGAGCGGCCGTGGCGGACGGTCCGCCTCCCCGGGAGCGGGGCGCAGCGGGTGACGGTCGGACACACGGAGACGGCGCACGACCCGTACGGCACACGGGCGGGCCGGGTCGGCCTCGAAATACGGAGCCCGAAGGCGGTCGCCTCGAACCGCGCCGCCTTCTCCGTGACGTGCGAAGGGGAGGCCCCGGGCGGCGGGACCTCCCTCCAGCCCCCGGACGAGGAGCCGGACCCCACGGACACGGGCCGGGAGCCGACCCCGTCGGGCACCGGGCCCTCCCCTACGTACAGCGAGAGCTCTCCCTCTCCCGACGAGAGCTCCTCCTCGTACGGCGCGGAGTCTCCGTCGTGGAGCGGGAGTGCGCCACCGCACGGCGGGGGGTCCGGTGCGTCGGGCGGGCGTTACGCGGCGGAGCGGAAGACCGGCAGGTAG
- a CDS encoding SGNH/GDSL hydrolase family protein: MRVSRRAGVVSAFVAAASLALLGAAPASSAQLAADTHYVALGDSYSSGLGAGSYDSGSGSCKRSSKAYPALWAAANSPASFTFAACSGARTGDVLNNQLTALNSATSLVSITIGGNDAGFADTMTTCVLQSESTCLSRVQQARTYINNTLPGQLDQVYGAISGKASAAKVVVLGYPRFYKLNGSCIAGLSEKERAAINAAADDINGVTAKRAADHGFAFGDANTTFAGHEICSGSSWLHSVTVPVENSYHPTATGQSSGYLPVFRSAA, from the coding sequence ATGAGAGTTTCCAGACGAGCGGGCGTGGTGTCCGCTTTCGTTGCCGCAGCGTCCCTCGCGCTCCTCGGTGCCGCTCCCGCTTCCTCCGCCCAACTCGCCGCCGACACCCACTACGTGGCGCTCGGTGACTCCTACTCCTCCGGCCTCGGAGCCGGCAGCTACGACAGTGGCAGCGGCTCCTGCAAGCGCAGCAGCAAGGCGTACCCCGCTCTCTGGGCCGCCGCGAACTCACCCGCTTCGTTCACTTTCGCGGCCTGCTCGGGGGCCCGTACGGGTGATGTTCTCAACAATCAGCTGACCGCTCTGAACTCCGCCACGAGCCTGGTGTCGATCACCATCGGCGGTAACGACGCCGGCTTCGCCGACACCATGACGACCTGTGTGCTCCAGTCCGAGAGCACCTGCCTGTCCCGGGTCCAGCAGGCCCGGACGTACATCAACAACACCCTGCCCGGACAGCTGGACCAGGTCTACGGCGCCATCTCCGGCAAGGCCTCCGCCGCCAAGGTGGTCGTCCTGGGCTACCCCCGCTTCTACAAGCTGAACGGCAGCTGCATCGCCGGCCTCTCGGAGAAGGAGCGGGCCGCCATAAACGCCGCCGCCGACGACATCAACGGCGTCACCGCCAAGCGGGCCGCCGACCACGGCTTCGCCTTCGGCGACGCCAACACCACCTTCGCCGGCCACGAGATCTGCTCGGGCAGCTCCTGGCTGCACAGCGTCACCGTCCCCGTCGAGAACTCCTACCACCCGACCGCCACCGGCCAGTCCAGCGGCTACCTGCCGGTCTTCCGCTCCGCCGCGTAA
- a CDS encoding S8 family peptidase: MAVMRTTTGIFGRIPARLRIATAVTAASAAVTLGAVALPAHAAPAEGTVVGAGAENAVKGSYIVTLKKSAGVKAASADGRRLISAHGGTVAHTYTAALNGYAAHLSAAEARRLAADPAVDQVFQDTTVHATATQSNPPSWGLDRIDQTNLPLDKRYTYPDSAGSGTTVYVIDTGVRVSHQDFGGRAVNGYDAVDNDNVAQDGNGHGTHVAATAAGTSYGVAKKAKVVAVRVLNNSGSGTTAGVIAGIDWVTRNHSGPSVANMSLGGGASTALDNAVKNSIASGVTYAVAAGNSNLDAGTSSPARVPEAITVGATTSTDARASYSNYGSRLDLFAPGSSITSAWRTSDTATNTISGTSMATPHVAGAAAVYLAGHPSASPAAVSSALVSGATSGVVTSPGSGSPNKLLKIVP; the protein is encoded by the coding sequence ATGGCAGTGATGCGTACCACCACAGGGATTTTCGGCCGGATCCCGGCCAGGCTCCGGATCGCCACCGCGGTCACCGCCGCTTCGGCCGCCGTCACCCTCGGCGCCGTCGCGCTCCCGGCCCATGCCGCGCCCGCCGAGGGCACGGTCGTCGGCGCCGGCGCGGAGAACGCCGTCAAGGGCAGCTACATCGTCACGCTCAAGAAGAGCGCGGGCGTCAAGGCCGCGTCCGCCGACGGCAGACGCCTGATATCCGCCCACGGCGGCACCGTGGCGCACACGTACACCGCCGCGCTCAACGGCTACGCGGCGCACCTGTCCGCGGCGGAGGCGAGACGCCTCGCCGCCGACCCGGCCGTGGACCAGGTGTTCCAGGACACCACGGTGCACGCCACCGCCACCCAGTCCAATCCGCCGTCGTGGGGGCTGGACCGCATCGACCAGACGAACCTCCCCCTTGACAAGCGCTACACGTACCCCGACAGCGCCGGCAGCGGTACCACCGTCTACGTCATCGACACCGGTGTCCGCGTCAGCCACCAGGACTTCGGCGGCCGCGCGGTGAACGGCTACGACGCCGTCGACAACGACAACGTCGCCCAGGACGGCAACGGCCACGGCACCCACGTGGCGGCCACCGCGGCCGGCACCAGCTACGGCGTCGCCAAGAAGGCCAAGGTCGTCGCCGTACGGGTGCTCAACAACTCCGGTTCCGGCACCACCGCCGGGGTCATCGCCGGCATCGACTGGGTCACCAGGAACCACAGCGGCCCCTCGGTGGCGAACATGTCGCTGGGCGGCGGCGCGAGCACGGCACTGGACAACGCCGTGAAGAACTCCATCGCGAGCGGCGTGACGTACGCCGTCGCGGCCGGCAACAGCAACCTGGACGCCGGCACCTCCTCGCCCGCCCGCGTCCCCGAGGCGATCACCGTCGGGGCCACGACCAGCACCGACGCCCGCGCCAGCTACTCCAACTACGGTTCCCGGCTGGACCTGTTCGCGCCTGGCAGCAGCATCACCAGCGCCTGGCGGACCTCCGACACCGCCACCAACACCATCTCCGGCACCTCGATGGCCACCCCGCACGTGGCCGGCGCCGCCGCCGTCTACCTCGCCGGACACCCGTCCGCCTCCCCGGCCGCCGTGTCGAGCGCCCTCGTCAGCGGCGCCACGTCCGGCGTCGTGACCAGCCCGGGCAGCGGCTCGCCGAACAAGCTCCTGAAGATCGTTCCGTAA
- a CDS encoding GNAT family N-acetyltransferase, giving the protein MDISVYRPGELSGADRAAWTAVQSQAHLLGTPQLANPFLAPEFALAVGRCRRGVRIAVIREDGEPAAFLPFQRTALGVGRAIGLGVSDAQGLVHRPGFQWEPRELLHACGLAVLEFDHLVEGQKPFEKHPLQSFPSPVIDVDQGFEAYLARLRKQSPKFTRTTLAKERKLGRDVGEVRYVHDERNPAVLQTLIDWKSAQYRRTGRSDRFARPWITHLVEQLFHTRTDSFAGVLSVLYAGERPVAAHFGLRSERVLACWFPAYDPAFAKFSPGLVLHLRMAEGAAADSMGYLDLGRGEKEYKDSFRTREIQVSEGWVTRRHPVALGHLARRAPVKALRNTVLARPELFEPADRLLKQMGRIRTGNHGATRSISNEKTKGDW; this is encoded by the coding sequence GTGGACATCAGCGTGTACCGCCCCGGCGAGCTGAGCGGCGCCGACCGGGCGGCATGGACGGCCGTGCAGTCCCAGGCACATCTCCTGGGCACGCCGCAGCTGGCCAATCCCTTCCTGGCACCGGAGTTCGCGCTCGCGGTGGGCCGTTGCCGCCGCGGCGTACGGATCGCGGTGATCAGGGAGGACGGCGAGCCGGCCGCGTTCCTGCCCTTCCAGCGGACCGCGCTGGGCGTCGGGCGCGCGATCGGCCTGGGGGTGTCGGACGCCCAGGGTCTGGTGCACCGGCCCGGCTTCCAGTGGGAGCCGCGTGAGCTGCTGCACGCCTGCGGGCTCGCGGTGCTGGAGTTCGACCATCTGGTGGAGGGCCAGAAGCCGTTCGAGAAGCACCCGTTGCAGTCGTTCCCGTCCCCGGTGATCGATGTGGACCAGGGGTTCGAGGCCTATCTGGCCCGGCTGCGGAAGCAGTCGCCGAAGTTCACCCGCACGACCCTGGCGAAGGAGCGGAAGCTCGGACGGGACGTGGGCGAGGTGCGGTACGTCCACGATGAGCGGAATCCAGCCGTCCTGCAGACGCTCATCGACTGGAAGTCCGCGCAGTACCGAAGAACGGGACGCAGCGACCGCTTCGCCCGGCCGTGGATCACGCACCTGGTGGAGCAGTTGTTCCACACCCGCACCGACTCCTTCGCGGGCGTGCTGTCGGTCCTGTACGCCGGCGAGCGGCCGGTCGCCGCGCACTTCGGACTGCGCTCGGAGCGGGTGCTGGCGTGCTGGTTCCCCGCCTACGACCCGGCGTTCGCGAAGTTCTCGCCGGGGCTGGTCCTGCATCTGCGGATGGCCGAGGGGGCCGCCGCGGATTCCATGGGCTATCTGGACCTCGGCCGTGGCGAGAAGGAGTACAAGGATTCCTTCCGGACACGGGAGATCCAGGTGTCCGAGGGATGGGTGACCCGGCGCCATCCGGTGGCACTGGGACATCTCGCGCGGCGGGCCCCGGTGAAAGCGTTGCGGAACACCGTGCTGGCTCGGCCGGAATTGTTCGAACCGGCCGACCGGCTGCTCAAACAGATGGGCCGGATCCGTACCGGAAATCATGGAGCGACCCGCTCGATTTCGAACGAAAAGACAAAAGGGGATTGGTAG